The proteins below come from a single Alkalinema sp. FACHB-956 genomic window:
- the rlmD gene encoding 23S rRNA (uracil(1939)-C(5))-methyltransferase RlmD produces the protein MSPDSPSVSDRSGSWQQGALVEVTITDLSDSGDGVGRMDDRVVFVPDTVTGDRVSVRLLRVKPQYAHGKVQELLEASPHRIRPSCIVADKCGGCQWQHVNYEYQLEAKRNQVRQALQRIGGFSEVEVDPVLTIGAAFDYRNKSTYPLGIAERQSGPVDRSAPPADPQRSIVHGRVIAGYYQKGSHQIVNLNQCPIQDQQFNPILEAVKQDIGKRKWPIYDEKTHQGNIRHLSLRVGRRTGDVLLTIVAKDRKINDLWPQASAWMQRFGLVGVCLNLNPGKTNAIFGPETFCIAGQGYLEETFADLTFQIGPDTFFQVYTEQAEALLQVVRQELNLQGQETIVDAYCGIGTLTLPLAKQAKQVIGIEVQAAAIDQAKINAANNQIDNTEFHVGAVETVLPTLEIHPEVVLLDPPRKGCDGGVLATLRQWQPNQIVYISCNPATLARDLKILCADGLYQLQRVQPADFFPQTPHVETAAFLVRSEGEST, from the coding sequence ATGTCCCCTGATTCACCATCTGTGTCCGATCGATCTGGTTCCTGGCAACAGGGGGCGTTGGTTGAAGTCACCATTACGGATTTGAGCGATAGTGGTGATGGCGTGGGTCGGATGGACGATCGGGTAGTGTTTGTGCCGGATACGGTGACGGGCGATCGGGTCAGCGTTCGGTTGTTGCGTGTCAAACCCCAGTACGCCCACGGCAAAGTTCAAGAACTCCTAGAAGCGTCCCCCCACCGGATTCGGCCTAGCTGTATTGTGGCTGATAAGTGTGGCGGGTGTCAGTGGCAGCATGTGAACTATGAGTACCAATTGGAGGCGAAACGTAATCAGGTGCGCCAAGCCTTGCAGCGGATTGGTGGGTTTAGTGAGGTCGAGGTTGATCCCGTCCTGACGATCGGGGCTGCGTTTGACTATCGCAACAAATCGACTTACCCCTTGGGCATCGCAGAGCGGCAAAGTGGGCCAGTGGATCGTTCAGCTCCACCTGCGGATCCCCAGCGGTCGATCGTCCATGGCCGGGTGATTGCGGGCTATTACCAGAAGGGAAGTCACCAGATTGTCAATCTGAACCAATGTCCGATTCAAGACCAACAGTTTAATCCCATTCTGGAAGCGGTTAAGCAGGATATTGGCAAGCGGAAATGGCCGATTTATGACGAGAAAACCCATCAAGGCAATATCCGGCATCTCAGTTTGCGGGTGGGACGGCGCACAGGGGATGTGTTGCTGACGATCGTGGCCAAGGATCGCAAAATTAATGATCTCTGGCCCCAGGCATCGGCTTGGATGCAGCGATTTGGCTTAGTGGGGGTGTGTTTAAATCTCAATCCCGGCAAAACCAATGCCATTTTTGGGCCGGAAACCTTTTGTATTGCGGGGCAAGGGTATTTGGAAGAAACCTTTGCAGACCTGACGTTCCAGATTGGGCCGGATACTTTTTTTCAGGTGTATACCGAGCAGGCGGAAGCGTTACTCCAAGTCGTTCGCCAAGAACTTAATCTGCAAGGGCAGGAAACGATCGTGGATGCCTATTGTGGCATTGGAACTTTGACGTTACCGCTGGCAAAACAGGCGAAACAAGTTATTGGGATTGAGGTGCAAGCGGCGGCGATCGATCAAGCAAAAATCAACGCTGCGAACAATCAGATTGACAATACTGAATTTCATGTGGGAGCGGTGGAAACGGTTTTACCTACCTTGGAGATTCATCCAGAAGTTGTGCTTCTGGATCCCCCTCGGAAGGGCTGCGATGGCGGGGTTCTAGCAACGTTACGTCAATGGCAACCGAACCAAATTGTCTATATCAGTTGTAACCCAGCGACACTGGCACGGGATTTGAAAATTCTCTGTGCAGATGGCTTGTATCAACTGCAACGGGTGCAACCAGCGGATTTCTTTCCCCAGACGCCCCATGTGGAGACGGCAGCGTTTTTAGTGCGATCGGAGGGTGAGTCAACTTAA
- a CDS encoding cysteine synthase A, with protein sequence MDIKKGFVGTVGNTPLIRLNSVSDETGCEILGKAEFLNPGGSVKDRAALYIIEDAERKGLLKPGGTVVEGTAGNTGIGLAHICNAKGYKCLIIIPETQSQEKIDLLRTLGAEVRTVPAVPYKDPNNYVHLSGRVAAELDNAIWANQFDNLANRLAHYETTGAEIWQQTDGQVDGWVAATGTGGTYAGVAMYLKDQNPQVRCVVADPMGSGLYSYVKTGEIKLEGNSVTEGIGNSRITGNMEGAPIDDAIQVHDREAIRIIYQLLQKDGLFVGGSVGINVGAAVALAKQMGPGHTIVTVLCDGGSRYQSKLFNREWLASKDLLVEGVV encoded by the coding sequence ATGGACATCAAGAAAGGATTCGTTGGCACTGTGGGTAACACGCCGCTAATTCGTCTCAATAGTGTGAGTGATGAAACGGGGTGCGAAATTCTAGGCAAAGCCGAGTTCTTGAATCCAGGAGGATCGGTGAAGGATCGCGCGGCCCTTTACATTATTGAAGATGCCGAACGCAAAGGATTGCTTAAACCTGGGGGCACTGTGGTGGAAGGAACCGCAGGCAATACTGGAATTGGACTGGCCCACATTTGCAATGCGAAGGGCTATAAATGCTTAATCATCATTCCAGAAACGCAGTCCCAGGAAAAAATTGATCTGCTGCGTACCTTGGGGGCTGAAGTCCGCACAGTGCCCGCTGTCCCTTACAAAGATCCCAACAACTACGTCCATCTATCGGGTCGGGTGGCAGCGGAGTTAGACAATGCGATTTGGGCAAATCAATTTGACAATTTAGCAAATCGCTTAGCGCATTATGAAACCACGGGAGCCGAAATTTGGCAGCAAACCGATGGTCAAGTGGATGGATGGGTGGCTGCAACGGGAACTGGGGGAACCTATGCCGGTGTTGCGATGTATTTGAAGGATCAAAATCCTCAGGTCCGGTGTGTGGTGGCAGATCCGATGGGAAGTGGTCTCTACAGTTATGTCAAAACTGGCGAGATTAAGTTAGAAGGCAATTCAGTTACTGAAGGCATTGGTAACAGTCGGATTACGGGCAATATGGAAGGGGCTCCGATCGATGATGCGATTCAGGTTCACGATCGCGAAGCCATTCGGATTATCTATCAACTGCTGCAAAAAGACGGTTTATTTGTCGGCGGATCTGTTGGGATTAATGTGGGTGCAGCGGTTGCACTCGCGAAACAAATGGGGCCGGGACATACGATCGTCACTGTGCTGTGCGATGGTGGTAGCCGCTATCAGTCCAAGTTGTTTAACCGTGAGTGGCTAGCCTCCAAAGATTTATTGGTCGAGGGCGTTGTCTAG
- a CDS encoding KGK domain-containing protein — MSQQGNFPLSTKDVIHIENFQGKGALLQNDATLRIHTLLRQLDNILKQSGSLSIDEITALLQQGIPCEVLQPGAPDWQSGTLHLSLQFYPSTAPMAASMELQQAATPLASTAPATPTAAIVQPVPQPAEDSLSDSFSDSLSVMANDAIAEPELAEFEIPELGEPAIAEMAFDAPDATDMGVSLDESLMDAETAFDESLLEPELEAELEVEAPAIEDAFAGSDLDADVFSANLEEEIGAEFDGLMNDEMEIEAAISADMMADATNSELDEFAFMNAEVGSTENVEMAFDLDSQSVDVGSVNDLDSPWDLNNELDAMLLQNGNS; from the coding sequence ATGAGTCAACAGGGTAATTTCCCGCTTTCTACCAAAGACGTTATCCACATTGAGAATTTTCAAGGCAAAGGGGCATTACTGCAAAACGATGCCACCCTGCGAATTCATACACTTCTGCGTCAATTAGACAATATCCTGAAGCAGTCTGGATCCCTCTCCATTGATGAGATTACCGCATTGCTCCAGCAAGGCATCCCCTGCGAGGTTCTCCAACCCGGCGCACCCGACTGGCAAAGCGGGACTTTACACCTCAGCCTGCAATTCTATCCCAGCACTGCACCCATGGCTGCCTCCATGGAATTACAGCAAGCCGCTACACCCCTTGCATCCACTGCACCCGCGACCCCTACTGCCGCGATCGTTCAACCTGTACCGCAACCCGCAGAAGACAGCTTGTCAGACAGTTTTTCAGACAGTTTGTCCGTAATGGCCAACGACGCGATCGCTGAACCTGAGCTAGCTGAATTTGAAATTCCTGAACTGGGGGAACCTGCGATCGCTGAAATGGCCTTTGATGCACCGGATGCCACGGACATGGGAGTCTCTTTAGATGAGTCCTTAATGGATGCGGAAACGGCGTTTGACGAGTCTTTGCTAGAGCCCGAGTTAGAGGCTGAGTTAGAGGTCGAAGCACCCGCGATCGAAGATGCCTTTGCAGGCAGTGATTTAGATGCAGACGTTTTCAGTGCCAATCTAGAAGAAGAAATTGGTGCAGAGTTTGACGGCTTGATGAATGATGAAATGGAAATTGAAGCTGCAATCTCAGCAGACATGATGGCTGATGCAACTAACAGCGAACTTGATGAATTTGCATTTATGAACGCTGAAGTCGGCAGCACAGAAAATGTAGAAATGGCCTTTGATCTAGATAGCCAATCAGTAGATGTCGGTTCTGTGAACGATCTAGACAGCCCTTGGGATTTGAACAATGAATTGGATGCAATGCTGCTACAAAACGGTAATAGCTAA
- a CDS encoding Uma2 family endonuclease, with translation MVVTINLRPTLELTDEQFEQICHHNRDLKFERTARGGLVIMSLTGGDTGERNAELTGQLWLWNRQARLGHLYDSSTGFRLPNGAIRSPDAAWISQTRWDALTPEQRQKWVPLCPDFVVELKSPSDEIEDLRLKMQEYLDNGSQLGWLIDPDTQTVEIYQANSPIAVLSQPTELSAPDLMPGFVLNLMGIL, from the coding sequence ATGGTTGTCACCATTAATCTCCGTCCGACCCTTGAGTTGACCGATGAACAATTTGAGCAAATTTGTCACCACAACCGTGACCTTAAGTTTGAGCGCACCGCCCGAGGAGGACTCGTTATCATGTCTTTGACCGGCGGCGACACAGGCGAACGTAACGCTGAATTAACTGGACAACTTTGGCTGTGGAATCGGCAAGCCCGATTAGGACATCTCTACGATTCCTCGACGGGGTTTCGGTTGCCGAATGGGGCCATTCGATCGCCGGATGCAGCCTGGATCAGTCAAACCCGCTGGGATGCCCTAACGCCCGAACAACGCCAGAAATGGGTTCCCCTCTGTCCTGATTTTGTGGTGGAGTTGAAATCTCCCTCGGATGAAATTGAAGATTTACGGCTGAAAATGCAGGAATATCTGGACAACGGATCACAACTGGGATGGTTGATTGACCCAGATACGCAAACCGTGGAAATCTACCAAGCCAATTCCCCGATCGCTGTTTTGAGCCAGCCTACGGAACTCTCAGCCCCAGATCTGATGCCGGGATTTGTCTTGAACCTGATGGGGATTTTATAA
- a CDS encoding DUF3086 domain-containing protein gives MSQNDSLTQPLPGSAKFIKIVLLYIPTVMPSDAMPSDLPSDDLQPFNPLNSDPAAEGVPVPSANAVSQNPSEPTIADIDSVEPEPLELEPLELEPLELEHSHSEPEHSEPEYSVQSALIQDLSQEQARLEAVLQSLKADIGELEAKRDRLQTEIAESQDYLAKFVQDALGDLERRKHTLQLSIEQLERRQERIREEMRSTFAGSSQEIAIRVQSFKDYLVGSLEDLVASAQKLEIGRPEPEVVPSAPTPIATMPEVLEDPQFAEPLYEKQTDKIKRVIALFRNEPDYYGPTWKLRRTFESIHAERTNDWFFTQGGRGSIRSLGSRLQNILVASAVISVLYNLYGDKLRPLVLANSPERLGEWRRGLQDCLGLRRDDFGADRGVTLFEAPEPLIARADRLQKDQKMPLIIIDEAEEFVNLALLQFPLWLAFAGDPQKQVVQQAYFY, from the coding sequence TTGTCCCAGAATGACTCCCTAACTCAACCCCTCCCCGGTTCTGCAAAATTCATTAAAATTGTCCTACTATACATTCCGACGGTTATGCCTTCCGACGCTATGCCCTCTGACCTCCCTTCTGACGATCTTCAGCCATTCAATCCGTTGAATTCAGACCCTGCGGCGGAGGGGGTTCCGGTGCCGTCTGCCAATGCAGTCAGCCAAAATCCGTCTGAACCCACGATCGCAGATATCGATAGCGTTGAGCCAGAGCCTTTGGAGTTAGAGCCTTTGGAGTTAGAGCCTTTGGAGCTAGAACATTCTCATTCTGAGCCAGAGCATTCTGAGCCAGAATATTCTGTACAAAGTGCCTTGATCCAAGACTTATCCCAGGAGCAAGCTCGCTTGGAGGCGGTGTTGCAATCGCTAAAGGCTGATATTGGGGAGTTAGAGGCGAAGCGCGATCGCCTACAAACGGAAATTGCCGAATCTCAGGACTATTTAGCCAAATTTGTCCAAGATGCCCTGGGTGACTTGGAACGGCGCAAACATACGTTGCAACTGTCGATCGAGCAATTGGAACGACGGCAGGAACGCATTCGGGAAGAAATGCGCAGTACCTTTGCCGGGTCTTCCCAGGAAATTGCCATTCGCGTACAGAGCTTTAAGGATTACCTCGTCGGCAGCTTGGAAGATCTCGTAGCGTCCGCCCAAAAACTGGAAATAGGCCGACCGGAACCGGAAGTGGTGCCTTCTGCGCCAACCCCGATCGCGACAATGCCCGAAGTCTTGGAAGACCCGCAGTTTGCCGAACCGTTGTATGAAAAACAAACGGACAAAATTAAGCGAGTCATTGCCCTATTTCGCAACGAGCCCGATTACTACGGGCCAACCTGGAAACTGCGGCGCACCTTTGAGTCCATCCATGCAGAACGGACAAATGATTGGTTCTTTACCCAAGGGGGACGAGGATCCATCCGTAGTTTGGGGTCGCGGTTGCAAAATATTTTGGTGGCGTCGGCGGTTATTTCGGTGCTGTACAACCTCTATGGGGATAAGCTACGCCCCTTAGTCTTGGCCAACAGCCCCGAACGCCTAGGAGAGTGGCGACGCGGCTTACAGGATTGTCTAGGATTGCGGCGGGATGACTTTGGGGCCGATCGGGGGGTGACGTTGTTTGAAGCACCGGAACCGTTGATTGCGCGGGCCGATCGGCTGCAAAAAGATCAGAAAATGCCGTTAATTATCATTGATGAAGCGGAGGAGTTTGTGAACTTGGCCTTACTCCAGTTTCCGTTGTGGCTGGCCTTTGCAGGCGATCCTCAGAAGCAAGTGGTTCAGCAAGCTTACTTTTATTAA
- a CDS encoding response regulator encodes MEYTIPDLESVSRQFMNLHRPKKAKMLVVDDEPDNLDLLYRTFRRDFQVLKAESGIKALEVLAREGEVAVIISDQRMPEMKGTEFLSRTVPEFPDTVRIILTGFTDVEDLVEAINSGQVYKYITKPWDPEELKTVVQRAAETYELLKQRTEELRRSQAQTALLATIVRVAQDATSLDSTLTPIAEAFGMSFHADATVLQLVDGSVLAEGSDRYSSYGTSENWLAQDALVQMALSTGKIQVAANIAADEALSAQPHYVSSGTQSHIVVPIALRNQILAILSLQWLQPANLRQDELILLHLSAQQVALALSCSQYTRFLANV; translated from the coding sequence ATGGAATATACAATTCCAGACCTAGAGAGCGTCAGTCGCCAATTTATGAACCTCCATCGGCCTAAGAAGGCCAAGATGCTCGTGGTTGACGATGAGCCAGATAATTTAGATTTGCTGTATCGTACATTTCGCCGTGACTTTCAGGTTCTCAAGGCAGAAAGTGGAATCAAAGCCCTAGAAGTCCTCGCCCGTGAAGGAGAGGTTGCTGTCATCATCTCTGACCAGAGAATGCCAGAAATGAAAGGGACAGAATTTCTCAGTCGCACAGTGCCAGAATTTCCAGATACTGTGCGGATTATTCTCACGGGGTTTACAGATGTAGAAGATTTGGTCGAAGCAATTAACTCAGGCCAAGTGTATAAGTACATCACTAAGCCTTGGGATCCTGAAGAACTCAAAACTGTGGTACAAAGAGCCGCAGAAACCTATGAATTGTTAAAACAACGGACGGAGGAACTTCGACGATCGCAGGCGCAAACGGCGCTCCTAGCAACGATCGTTCGGGTGGCTCAAGATGCTACGAGTTTAGACAGCACCCTGACCCCGATCGCAGAAGCCTTTGGCATGAGTTTCCATGCCGATGCCACCGTTTTACAGTTAGTGGATGGCTCTGTTTTAGCGGAGGGGAGCGATCGCTATAGTAGTTATGGCACCTCTGAAAATTGGCTTGCCCAAGATGCGTTAGTTCAGATGGCACTGTCCACGGGTAAGATCCAAGTGGCAGCCAATATTGCAGCGGATGAAGCCTTATCGGCTCAGCCCCACTACGTTAGCTCAGGAACTCAGTCCCATATTGTGGTTCCCATTGCGTTGCGGAACCAAATCCTAGCGATCTTATCTCTGCAATGGCTTCAGCCTGCGAATCTGCGTCAAGATGAGTTGATCCTTCTACATCTCTCTGCCCAGCAAGTTGCTTTGGCATTAAGCTGTAGCCAATACACTCGCTTCTTGGCTAATGTTTAG
- the plsY gene encoding glycerol-3-phosphate 1-O-acyltransferase PlsY, translating to MTAWLLVALTLVIAYLLGSIPTGYLFAKWLKGIDIRQVGSGSTGATNVLRTLGKKAGATVLAIDVLKGVLAVCAVYGLYKWLAQTTCQLDDASWQAINEATSAFNAGQGVNATFPEPQMQCLKLSLAAPWVVVGAGLLAILGHSKSVWLGFTGGKSVATSLGVLLAMSPIVGLSAFGVFLISIALTKIVSISSIAAALGAMILMLVFQQPIAYCLLAIAGGIYVIWRHRSNIQRLLAGTEPKIGQKTNDNAETST from the coding sequence ATGACTGCTTGGTTGTTGGTTGCCTTAACTTTAGTGATTGCTTATTTGTTGGGTTCGATTCCGACGGGATATTTATTTGCCAAATGGCTGAAGGGTATTGATATCCGCCAAGTGGGATCGGGTTCGACGGGGGCCACCAATGTTTTACGCACCCTGGGCAAAAAAGCCGGGGCAACAGTTTTGGCGATCGATGTTCTGAAGGGGGTTTTAGCGGTTTGTGCGGTCTATGGACTGTATAAATGGCTTGCCCAGACGACCTGTCAGCTAGATGATGCAAGTTGGCAAGCCATTAACGAAGCGACCAGTGCGTTTAATGCGGGGCAAGGGGTGAATGCCACATTCCCTGAACCGCAGATGCAATGCCTGAAGTTATCTCTGGCAGCGCCTTGGGTCGTTGTTGGGGCGGGGCTGCTAGCGATTTTGGGCCATAGTAAGTCGGTGTGGTTGGGGTTCACGGGGGGAAAATCCGTGGCAACCAGTTTGGGCGTGCTGTTGGCGATGAGTCCGATCGTGGGTTTGAGTGCCTTTGGAGTGTTTCTGATTTCAATCGCGCTGACTAAAATTGTTTCCATTAGCTCGATCGCGGCGGCTTTGGGGGCAATGATTTTGATGCTCGTCTTTCAGCAGCCGATCGCCTATTGTTTGTTGGCGATCGCAGGGGGAATTTATGTGATTTGGCGGCATCGATCGAACATTCAGCGATTGCTAGCGGGAACAGAACCAAAAATAGGACAAAAAACAAACGACAATGCTGAAACATCCACTTAG
- a CDS encoding DUF4388 domain-containing protein codes for MDFEGSLASYSLVQVLRFLHQHRQSGLLTISLDDHDSNHSAHHLGMNTTDMSCCIWLSYGRIVAVSDDQEVGCLLGMLSQRRWLSPATIARLQQFSKLDKPLGLFLKSKGILQAEQIKLLFHAQVLQRIGTLFKYQLGSFNFTQGVEASVMEMTGLSISVAEALLLGLRVLRDRDWAAFEDKLPQATSALVRCETQNHPFVLDSLERKVWDTASGGLSIVEQAKLLNKPVACIQQVAYRLIMVEILKEVTEAERIAMAPSPQFQPAPHQPFQMMIA; via the coding sequence ATGGATTTTGAAGGTTCTCTCGCATCTTATTCTTTGGTGCAGGTGCTTCGTTTCTTGCATCAGCATCGTCAATCTGGGCTTTTGACCATTTCCCTAGATGATCATGATAGCAATCATAGTGCTCATCATCTGGGAATGAATACTACAGATATGTCCTGCTGTATCTGGTTATCCTACGGAAGAATTGTTGCAGTTTCCGATGATCAGGAAGTTGGCTGTTTATTGGGCATGCTATCGCAGCGGCGTTGGCTCAGTCCGGCCACCATTGCCCGACTTCAGCAATTTTCCAAGCTTGATAAGCCGTTGGGGCTATTTCTCAAATCAAAGGGCATCTTGCAAGCGGAGCAAATTAAGCTTCTATTCCACGCACAAGTTTTACAGCGTATTGGCACGCTGTTTAAGTATCAGTTGGGATCGTTCAACTTTACCCAAGGTGTGGAAGCTTCAGTGATGGAAATGACTGGGTTGAGCATTTCCGTGGCGGAAGCGTTGCTACTGGGATTGCGGGTTCTGCGCGATCGGGATTGGGCTGCCTTTGAGGATAAACTGCCACAAGCCACTTCTGCATTAGTCCGTTGCGAAACCCAAAACCATCCATTCGTGCTAGATAGTTTAGAACGGAAAGTATGGGATACGGCTTCCGGTGGCTTATCGATCGTTGAACAGGCCAAACTGTTAAACAAACCCGTGGCTTGCATTCAACAGGTGGCCTATCGGCTAATCATGGTTGAAATTTTGAAAGAAGTCACTGAGGCAGAGCGCATCGCAATGGCTCCGTCACCCCAGTTCCAGCCCGCCCCCCACCAACCCTTCCAAATGATGATTGCCTAA
- a CDS encoding DUF3119 family protein, with protein sequence MTSAISTPQPTETVELAPSYKIPIVLLLAGFAMLFVQIWVGLPIFAFGLFLLIQTASLRLTFTPTELDVYRGATRIRQFPYSEWQNWEIFWSPVPILFYFKEVKSIHFLPILFNPQQLRTCLEQRCPRMTP encoded by the coding sequence GTGACCTCTGCAATTTCCACCCCGCAACCCACCGAAACCGTAGAACTCGCGCCAAGCTACAAAATTCCGATCGTGTTGCTATTGGCGGGATTTGCGATGTTATTTGTCCAGATTTGGGTGGGCCTACCGATTTTTGCCTTTGGCTTATTTCTTTTGATTCAAACCGCAAGCCTCAGACTGACCTTCACCCCCACCGAACTAGATGTCTATCGCGGCGCTACTCGAATTCGCCAATTTCCCTACAGCGAATGGCAAAACTGGGAAATTTTCTGGTCGCCTGTCCCGATTTTGTTCTACTTCAAGGAAGTAAAAAGTATCCACTTTCTCCCCATTCTGTTTAACCCACAGCAATTGCGAACCTGCCTAGAGCAGCGTTGTCCCAGAATGACTCCCTAA
- a CDS encoding folate-binding protein YgfZ, giving the protein MLQDLRQLQTQQGAIFEDQVPVSFGQDAAAIAAAQASVALYDRSHWGRIEVSDADRLNFLHNQSTHTLKLRQPGEGCDTVFVTSTARTIDLATAYLLEQSVLLTVSPQNTDRLMQFLDRYIFFADKVKLADLTQQTAMFSLIGPTSHEIVQAIGASELLGQPYGSHQTARIADCDVRIAVGSGLATPGYTIWMPAHVAATVWAYLTDMAITPLGDRVWEQLRIQQGRPAIGHELTEDYNPLEAGLWHLISFNKGCYIGQETIARLDTYNGVKQQLWGVQLAHPVTVDTPVCINEEKVGRVTSVIAEPSGNYRGLVYVRTKAGGAGLRVTIGEEMVDLLDLPYLTRAKQL; this is encoded by the coding sequence ATGCTTCAAGATCTACGCCAATTACAAACCCAGCAAGGGGCCATTTTCGAAGATCAAGTGCCCGTTAGTTTTGGCCAAGATGCCGCCGCGATCGCAGCGGCCCAAGCCAGCGTCGCCCTCTACGATCGCAGCCATTGGGGTCGCATTGAAGTAAGCGATGCCGATCGGCTCAACTTTCTCCACAACCAAAGCACCCATACCCTCAAACTACGCCAGCCCGGTGAAGGCTGCGATACTGTTTTTGTGACCTCCACTGCCCGGACGATCGATCTGGCCACGGCTTATCTGTTGGAGCAATCGGTGCTATTAACTGTTTCGCCCCAAAACACCGATCGTTTAATGCAATTCCTCGATCGCTACATCTTCTTTGCCGATAAAGTTAAACTCGCTGACCTCACTCAGCAAACGGCCATGTTTAGTTTAATCGGGCCAACCAGCCATGAAATTGTACAGGCGATCGGTGCATCGGAATTGCTTGGACAACCCTACGGCTCCCACCAGACTGCCCGCATTGCCGATTGTGATGTGAGAATTGCGGTCGGGAGCGGTTTAGCCACGCCGGGATATACCATCTGGATGCCAGCGCATGTCGCAGCAACCGTGTGGGCTTATCTAACCGACATGGCGATCACCCCCCTGGGCGATCGCGTTTGGGAACAGTTGCGCATCCAACAGGGTCGTCCCGCGATCGGGCATGAGTTAACGGAAGACTACAATCCCTTAGAAGCAGGACTCTGGCACCTCATTTCATTCAACAAAGGCTGTTACATCGGCCAAGAAACGATCGCACGACTGGATACCTACAATGGCGTCAAACAACAACTCTGGGGGGTGCAGCTAGCCCACCCGGTAACGGTAGACACGCCAGTCTGTATCAATGAAGAGAAAGTTGGCCGGGTCACGAGTGTCATTGCAGAGCCATCAGGGAACTATCGGGGACTGGTCTATGTGCGCACAAAAGCTGGTGGAGCGGGTCTGCGGGTGACGATTGGGGAGGAAATGGTGGATTTGCTGGATTTACCTTACTTGACTCGCGCAAAACAGCTTTAA
- the fmt gene encoding methionyl-tRNA formyltransferase, giving the protein MKVVFFGTPQFAVPSLEALIAHPDFEVLAVVTQPDKRRGRGNDLSPSPVKSIALTHNLTVWQPKSIKKDQETLASLRALEADIFVVVAYGQILSQEILDMPKYGCVNGHGSLLPKYRGAAPIQWCLYHGEPETGMTTMLMDIGMDTGAMLLKSKLPIDLLQNAQALAIALSQQSAALLLETLPPLVAGTLQPEPQDPDQATYAPLINKEDYGLDWARSAIALHNQVRGLYPNCATTFREGALKVMATVPYTAETLAQLPEDWAAIGEQVLAFQNPEATPGTIVGVVKNYGAVIQTGAGLLLLREVQLAGKRAQSGWDFANGLRIQIGERVG; this is encoded by the coding sequence ATCAAAGTTGTCTTTTTTGGAACCCCCCAGTTCGCTGTTCCGAGTTTGGAGGCGTTGATTGCCCATCCAGACTTTGAGGTTTTGGCGGTGGTGACGCAGCCGGACAAGCGCCGGGGGCGAGGCAATGATCTGTCGCCTTCGCCCGTCAAGTCGATCGCGCTGACGCACAATCTGACCGTGTGGCAGCCAAAGAGTATTAAGAAGGATCAGGAAACGCTGGCGAGTTTGCGGGCGTTAGAGGCGGATATTTTTGTAGTGGTGGCCTATGGGCAGATTTTATCCCAGGAAATTCTGGATATGCCGAAGTATGGCTGTGTGAATGGGCATGGGTCACTGTTGCCGAAGTACCGTGGGGCTGCGCCGATTCAATGGTGTCTTTACCACGGGGAGCCGGAAACTGGGATGACGACCATGCTGATGGATATTGGCATGGATACGGGGGCGATGCTGCTGAAGTCGAAATTACCGATCGACCTCTTGCAGAATGCCCAAGCGTTGGCGATCGCGTTGTCGCAACAGTCAGCAGCGTTATTGCTGGAAACGTTGCCCCCGTTGGTGGCGGGAACCTTGCAACCGGAACCCCAGGATCCCGATCAGGCAACCTATGCACCGTTGATTAATAAGGAAGATTACGGCTTGGATTGGGCCCGATCGGCGATCGCGTTGCATAACCAGGTACGGGGGCTTTATCCCAACTGTGCAACAACCTTTCGGGAGGGGGCGTTGAAGGTGATGGCGACGGTACCCTACACGGCGGAAACGCTGGCGCAGTTACCGGAGGATTGGGCCGCGATCGGCGAGCAGGTGTTGGCATTCCAGAATCCGGAGGCGACACCGGGAACGATCGTAGGAGTGGTCAAAAATTATGGTGCAGTGATTCAAACAGGAGCAGGATTGCTATTGCTACGGGAAGTGCAGTTAGCAGGCAAACGGGCACAGTCCGGGTGGGATTTTGCCAATGGGTTACGGATTCAGATCGGGGAACGGGTTGGGTAA